Proteins found in one Takifugu rubripes chromosome 15, fTakRub1.2, whole genome shotgun sequence genomic segment:
- the tmigd1 gene encoding transmembrane and immunoglobulin domain-containing protein 1 — MKSMFRQVFLHWLLCSCTTQVLGVLIQTAPGTSTDGVIVTELNKTVSLVCHINGSSYQDENLVWLRNGASISLKEGNTEGRSSVCITPVIQADNGATFTCYLSKNSSLRDSITLNVTYGPQLSGSEEITVEKEEALVLQCDIWANPPVQSVSWTFNNTNVDLEATGLLETTDGFNTKLSNGRAVKSLHEGTYECSAIHAIYGRHTKTFYVTVTEKTFKFPLFPMIAGLVVVFLTILLAIIARCQRIMKCFQ; from the exons ATGAAGTCAATGTTCAGACAGGTGTTTCTCCACTGGCTCCTGTGCTCCTGTACAACCCAGGTGTTAG GTGTCCTGATCCAGACGGCTCCGGGAACCAGCACCGACGGCGTTATAGTGACAGAGCTGAATAAGACCGTGTCGCTGGTTTGCCACATTAATGGCAGCTCGTACCAAGATGAAAATTTGGTCTGGCTGAGGAATGGTGCCAGTATCAGCCTAAAAGAAGGAAACACAGAAGGCCGCAGCAGCGTTTGCATCACCCCTGTCATCCAGGCAGACAACGGCGCCACATTCACCTGCTACCTGAGTAAAAACTCCTCACTGAGAGACTCGATCACCCTGAACGTCACAT atggcCCGCAGCTTTCTGGGTCAGAGGAAATTACGGTAGAAAAAGAGGAGGCACTGGTGCTGCAGTGTGACATTTGGGCCAATCCGCCAGTCCAGTCCGTGTCCTGGACCTTTAATAACACTAATGTGGATCTGGAGGCCACGGGTTTGCTGGAGACCACTGACGGGTTTAACACCAAGCTGTCCAACGGCAGAGCGGTAAAAAGCTTACACGAAGGCACCTATGAGTGTTCAGCTATTCACGCCATCTATGGACGACACACCAAGACCTTCTATGTCACGGTAACAG AGAAGACCTTCAAGTTCCCACTGTTCCCCATGATAGCTGGGCTGGTGGTGGTGTTCCTGACTATACTTCTGGCTATTATCGCTCGATGTCAGAGAATCATGAAG TGCTTCCAGTAG
- the LOC105417499 gene encoding multidrug and toxin extrusion protein 1-like yields the protein MESGSAAGESDAKKDNSEQDDGDATRSKLLCRWLPPMYREELYQTMKLTGPLTICRLLEISIKFVTSVFCGHIGSAQLGGFTLALAAINVSTVSMGFGLVRACDTFISQTFGGQNMKRVGVIVQRSSLILFLFCLLSWAVLLNFSNIMLLLHQDEKLVRIANVYVVAYLPAIPAVLLRELQSSYLQNQGITLPQMFCSMATNVFNVISNYVLIYSLQLGGTGSSITNSLSDIVSCLLLFGFIRWKKLHVETWDGWSMECLQEWGAYMKLAVPCALVVCFDWWIFEILSVMAGVFGETLIAAQHVLYQIATVTAMVPTATSAAACVRVGNALGAGDTERAVVSGKMVLLFVGTIAVVQGIIIAVIKPYVGYIFTSDQNIVATVSHILTLNIFAGFFEALLLASTGICLGSGLQAIVAFANMICYYVIGLAVGASLMFVAQLSLFGLWAGVWTGILLESLFFLGLFYKIDWKKITKKAQKRAGVPAEGAPVSVAQGDGVVPDSDCQNTADCDSVGVRRAEGYTLVSTQELKVYQEDEGNNADAGPPDGDAEQSNTGSRPNAPLSVPQLLLRRGLAVLVVVLILVLGVALHVAFPVPEPTILLLANGTMSENKTLPLHH from the exons ATGGAGTCGGGGTCTGCTGCTGGGGAAAGCGATGCTAAGAAGGACAACAGTGAACAAGACGATGGAGATGCAACCAGGTCCAAACTTCTCTGTCGGTGGCTGCCCCCCATGTACAGAGAGGAGTTGTACCAAACCATGAAGCTCACAGGACCACTG ACGATATGTCGGCTTCTGGAAATCTCCATAAAGTTTGTGACCAGCGTGTTCTGTGGTCACATTGGAAGTGCTCAGCTGGGTGGCTTTACTCTGGCCTTAGCA GCCATTAATGTTAGCACAGTTTCGATGGGCTTTGGACTTGTAAGGGCGTGCGACACCTTCATTTCCCAG ACGTTTGGAGGTCAGAACATGAAACGTGTTGGAGTCATCGTCCAGAGGAGCTCGCTGAtcctgttcctgttttgtttgctCTCTTGGGCTGTTCTCCTCAACTTTTCCAACATAATGCTCCTGTTGCACCAGGATGAGAAGTTAGTGAG AATTGCCAACGTTTACGTGGTTGCGTATCTACCAGCTATTCCG GCAGTGCTGCTGCGTGAATTGCAGTCTTCCTACCTGCAAAACCAA ggGATCACTTTGCCTCAGATGTTCTGCTCCATGGCCACAAATGTATTTAACGTGATATCAAACTACGTTTTAATCTACAGCCTCCAGTTGGGCGGCAC aggttCCTCGATCACAAACAGCCTCTCTGATATCGTCTCCTGTCTGCTGTTGTTTGGCTTCATAAGATGGAAAAAGCTCCATGTGGAGACGTGGGACG GCTGGTCCATGGAGTGTCTCCAAGAGTGGGGGGCCTACATGAAGCTGGCGGTTCCCTGTGCACTCGTGGTGTGCTTTGACTGGTGGATATTTGAGATTTTATCCGTAATGGCTG GAGTGTTTGGAGAAACTCTTATTGCAGCTCAACATGTGCTGTATCAAATAGCAACTGTAACAGCAATG GTTCCGACAGCCACCAGTGCAGCTGCTTGTGTACGTGTGGGGAATGCGCTGGGGGCCGGTGACACTGAGAGAGCTGTAGTCAGTGGAAAAATGGTTCTGCTTTTCGTAG GAACGATTGCTGTGGTTCAGGGCATCATCATCGCTGTAATCAAGCCGTACGTCGGATACATATTCACCTCTGACCA AAATATTGTGGCGACTGTCTCGCACATCCTCACTCTCAACATCTTTGCTGGGTTCTTTGAAGCACTCCTG CTTGCCTCCACAGGGATCTGTCTGGGATCAGGACTGCAGGCAATTGTTGCCTTCGCCAACATGATCTGTTACTACGTCATCGGTCTGGCAGTGGGAGCATCTCTGATGTTTGTTGCACAGCTGAGTTTATTCG gTCTGTGGGCGGGTGTCTGGACTGGAATATTGCTGGAGTCGCTCTTCTTTCTTGGTTTGTTCTACAAAATCGACTGGAAGAAAATCACCAAGAAG GCTCAGAAGCGAGCTGGAGTTCCAGCCGAGGGGGCTCCTGTGAGTGTAGCTCAGGGTGACGGGGTGGTGCCTGACTCTGACTGCCAAAACACA GCCGACTGTGACAGTGTGGGAGTTCGTAGGGCTGAGGGATACACTCTGGTCAGCACCCAGGAGCTGAAAGTTTACCAGGAGGATGAAGGCAACAACGCAGACGCAGGCCCGCCTGACGGAGACGCCGAGCAGAGCAACACCGGCAGCCGACCCAACGCGCCGCTCTCtgtccctcagctgctgctgcgacgGGGGCTGGCTGTCTTGGTTGTAGTTCTCATTTTGGTTCTGGGAGTCGCTCTTCATGTTGCGTTCCCCGTACCTGAGCCCACTATCCTGTTACTGGCCAACGGTACCATGTCTGAGAATAAAACTCTGCCTCTACACCACTGA